A region of Diospyros lotus cultivar Yz01 chromosome 3, ASM1463336v1, whole genome shotgun sequence DNA encodes the following proteins:
- the LOC127796872 gene encoding uncharacterized protein LOC127796872 produces MAPDKQWMNLVNDRLSETYQFGIKEFLRYATKNVGDRDIRCPCVKCNNTCSRSHEMVETHLTIYGIVQNYTFWYHHGERLGEFDYESEDGFEDEEDEVLETRGEEDIHGIMRDFFPTLDAFNKNRADFGGPSNNMQKEDPNDEAKKFYRLLTDLEQPLYEGSKSSKLSTIIKLLHIKSLGRWSNESFTMLLQILQDELLPDGSTLPNSYYEVKKIIQDLGLSYKKIDACVNNCMVYWKKDEKSDFCSICGASRWKNDNCSEEIKVGRNGKRKPVKILRYFPLKLRLQRLFMSSKIESFMRLHNDKRVDDRVVRHPADSLQWKSFDEMHENFASEPRNVRLGLVSDGFQPFAHSKTSYSIWPVFLIPYNLPPWMCMKDSNFILSMLILGPEGPRDAIDVYLQPLIEELQELWEVGVETFDASIH; encoded by the coding sequence ATGGCACCTGATAAGCAGTGGATGAATCTTGTTAATGATCGGCTAAGTGAAACATATCAATTTGGCATTAAGGAATTTTTAAGATATGCTACAAAAAATGTGGGAGATCGTGACATTCGATGTCCATGTGTCAAGTGTAATAACACTTGCTCAAGAAGTCATGAAATGGTTGAAACCCATCTAACAATTTATGGCATAGtccaaaattatacattttggtatcatcATGGAGAAAGGTTAGGTGAATTTGACTATGAATCTGAAGATGGATTtgaggatgaagaagatgaggtatTAGAAACtagaggagaagaagatattcATGGGATTATGAGGGACTTTTTTCCTACTTTAGATGCTTTCAACAAAAATAGAGCAGATTTTGGTGGCCCAAGCAATAATATGCAAAAAGAGGATCCTAATGATGAAGCAAAGAAATTTTATAGGCTATTGACAGATTTGGAGCAACCATTATATGAAGGTTCTAAGAGTTCAAAATTGTCTACTATAATCAAGCTATTACATATCAAGAGCCTTGGTCGCTGGAGTAACGAGTCATTTACTATGTTATTACAAATATTACAAGATGAATTACTACCTGATGGTTCGACTTTGCCAAATTCATATTATGAGGTAAAGAAGATTATTCAAGATCTTGGACTTTCATACAAAAAAATAGATGCATGTGTCAATAATTGTATGGTATATTGGAAGAAAGATGAGAAGTCTGACTTTTGTAGTATATGTGGAGCTTCAAGATGGAAAAATGATAATTGTAGCGAAGAAATCAAAGTTGGAAGGAATGGTAAAAGAAAACCTGTAAAAATATTACGATATTTCCCGTTAAAGCTGAGGCTTCAAAGGCTATTTATGTCTAGCAAGATAGAATCCTTTATGAGATTGCACAATGACAAAAGAGTAGATGATAGAGTAGTGAGGCATCCAGCTGATTCTTTACAATGGAAATCTTTTGATGAAATGCATGAAAATTTTGCTTCAGAGCCTCGTAATGTGAGACTTGGTCTTGTAAGTGACGGGTTCCAACCATTTGCACATTCCAAAACTTCGTACAGTATTTGGCCAGTATTCCTTATTCCATACAATTTGCCTCCTTGGATGTGCATGAAAGACTCTAATTTCATTTTGTCAATGCTCATTCTAGGTCCTGAGGGACCAAGGGATGCTATTGATGTCTATCTCCAACCTTTAATAGAAGAATTACAAGAGCTGTGGGAAGTAGGAGTTGAAACATTTGACGCATCAATTCACTAG